In Ancalomicrobiaceae bacterium S20, the following proteins share a genomic window:
- a CDS encoding GntR family transcriptional regulator: MARALTRKAAETPSIRQKTYQELKDLILTGQLRPSERISESRLAERIGVSRTPLREALMKLEKEGLVVGQRNVGYSVADFDLQTICDLLVVREALDVKAAEIACETATDDDLARIRAIITEMEKLTATASTQPVEAVKQLELGLLIHRVIAEATRNVALIRFIDQIYEQLQVALLLEIVWVELSDLAITEHTAIAEAIYARDPVRAAAAARAHVQSSLDNLRRIQKVYALRRAG; encoded by the coding sequence GTGGCGAGAGCATTGACCCGGAAGGCGGCCGAAACCCCGTCGATTCGGCAGAAGACCTATCAGGAACTGAAGGATCTGATCCTGACCGGACAGTTGCGGCCGTCGGAGCGCATTTCCGAGAGCCGCCTCGCCGAGCGAATCGGCGTCAGCCGCACGCCGCTGCGCGAGGCGTTGATGAAGCTCGAAAAGGAAGGGCTGGTCGTCGGCCAGCGCAACGTCGGCTATTCGGTCGCCGATTTCGATCTGCAGACCATCTGCGATCTGCTCGTGGTGCGCGAGGCGCTCGACGTCAAGGCGGCCGAGATCGCCTGTGAGACCGCGACCGACGACGATCTCGCCCGCATCCGCGCCATCATCACCGAGATGGAAAAACTGACCGCGACGGCCTCGACACAGCCGGTCGAAGCCGTCAAGCAGCTCGAACTCGGGCTGCTGATCCACCGCGTGATCGCCGAGGCGACCCGCAACGTCGCGCTGATCCGGTTCATCGACCAGATCTACGAACAACTGCAAGTCGCCCTGCTTCTGGAAATCGTCTGGGTCGAACTCAGCGATCTGGCGATCACAGAGCACACGGCGATCGCCGAGGCGATCTATGCCCGCGATCCCGTGCGGGCGGCGGCCGCGGCGCGGGCGCATGTCCAGTCGAGCCTGGACAACCTGCGCAGGATCCAGAAGGTCTACGCGCTCCGCCGCGCCGGCTGA
- a CDS encoding MarR family transcriptional regulator: protein MTDAERAARLRTANLLGALALEVTQRAEQSAKRHPNETLSSSAALNVIGFYDGCSNNTLAQALGLSHTATVRLVDKLEAAGLVTSETGTDRRSVALKLTTSGRERARDIVAERCRQICDVLDMLPEADLQHLERITETLLRGMVDAAGDADHICRLCDETVCVPDRCPVHGRAMVLKATDRV from the coding sequence GTGACCGATGCCGAGCGCGCCGCGAGACTGCGCACTGCCAATCTGCTCGGCGCCCTCGCGCTCGAAGTCACGCAGCGCGCCGAACAGAGCGCGAAGCGGCATCCGAACGAGACCCTGTCGTCGTCGGCCGCACTCAACGTGATCGGCTTCTACGACGGCTGCTCGAACAACACGCTCGCCCAGGCGCTCGGCCTGTCGCATACGGCGACCGTCCGGCTGGTCGACAAGCTCGAGGCGGCCGGGCTGGTGACCAGCGAGACCGGCACCGACCGGCGCTCGGTCGCGCTGAAGCTGACGACGAGCGGGCGGGAGCGCGCCCGCGACATCGTCGCGGAGCGCTGCCGCCAGATCTGCGATGTGCTCGACATGCTGCCGGAGGCGGACCTCCAGCATCTCGAGCGGATCACCGAGACCCTGCTGCGCGGGATGGTCGATGCCGCCGGCGACGCCGACCATATCTGCCGGCTCTGCGACGAGACCGTCTGCGTGCCCGACCGCTGCCCGGTCCATGGCCGCGCGATGGTGCTGAAGGCCACGGACCGGGTCTGA
- a CDS encoding DUF917 family protein, which yields MGRILTEKDVEAAVRGGSVYAAGGGGWADHGRMLGGAAVRMGRPELVSVDELDPEAIVATAAAIGAPAGTTAWEMQGIDYVKAARLLAEALGKPIAGFMVGQNGRSSTLNGWLPAVALGAKVVDAVGDVRAHPTGDMGSIGLAALPDETIQTAVGGNRAENRYIELVVRGATAKVSPILRTASDQSGGFIASCRSPVTAAYVKANAALGGISLALTLGEAILKAEPKGGTAIVDTICATTGGTILADGVISAKNVVYTKEAYDIGTITVGTGPKAITLHLMNEYMAVDDADGRRLATFPDVLTTLDPSGEPLSAGQLREGMRILVLHVPKTIIPLGAGVLDPAVYPPVEKALGIEIARYALGTAA from the coding sequence ATGGGCCGGATTCTGACCGAAAAGGACGTCGAGGCCGCGGTGCGCGGCGGTTCGGTCTATGCGGCGGGCGGCGGCGGCTGGGCCGATCACGGCCGCATGCTCGGCGGCGCGGCGGTGCGCATGGGCCGGCCGGAACTCGTCTCGGTCGACGAGCTCGATCCGGAGGCGATCGTCGCGACCGCCGCCGCGATCGGCGCACCGGCCGGCACCACCGCCTGGGAGATGCAGGGCATCGACTATGTGAAGGCCGCCCGCCTGCTCGCCGAGGCGCTGGGCAAGCCGATCGCGGGCTTCATGGTCGGCCAGAACGGCCGCTCCTCGACGCTCAACGGCTGGCTGCCGGCGGTCGCGCTCGGCGCCAAGGTCGTCGACGCGGTCGGCGACGTTCGCGCGCATCCGACCGGCGACATGGGCTCGATCGGCCTCGCCGCACTGCCCGACGAGACGATCCAGACCGCCGTCGGCGGCAACCGCGCCGAAAACCGCTACATCGAACTCGTCGTGCGCGGCGCGACCGCCAAGGTCTCGCCGATCCTGCGCACGGCGTCCGATCAATCGGGCGGCTTCATCGCGAGCTGTCGTTCGCCGGTGACCGCGGCCTACGTCAAGGCCAACGCCGCGCTCGGGGGCATTTCGCTGGCGCTGACCCTCGGCGAGGCGATCCTCAAGGCCGAGCCGAAGGGTGGCACGGCGATCGTCGACACGATCTGCGCGACCACCGGCGGCACGATCCTCGCCGACGGCGTGATCTCGGCCAAGAACGTCGTGTACACCAAGGAAGCCTACGACATCGGCACGATCACGGTCGGCACCGGGCCGAAGGCGATCACACTGCATCTCATGAACGAGTACATGGCCGTCGATGACGCCGACGGACGCCGGCTCGCGACCTTCCCGGACGTGCTGACCACGCTCGACCCGAGCGGCGAGCCGCTGTCGGCCGGGCAGCTGCGCGAGGGCATGCGCATCCTCGTGCTGCACGTGCCGAAGACGATCATCCCGCTCGGTGCCGGCGTGCTCGATCCGGCCGTCTATCCGCCGGTCGAGAAGGCGCTGGGCATCGAGATCGCCCGGTACGCGCTCGGCACCGCCGCCTGA